A stretch of DNA from Mugil cephalus isolate CIBA_MC_2020 chromosome 12, CIBA_Mcephalus_1.1, whole genome shotgun sequence:
cacacacacacacacactcacactcactcacactcaagAAAATTCCTCTTATCAGGATTACTAAGAAGCTTTTTAAATTCCCTTACCGCATACTAAGCTTGCAATTTAAACAAGTGGCTAGAACAATGTGAGCATTGTGGgtgttacttatttatttatttttttgttttacttttacagcttgttttttcCACTCTGCCCCACTTCAAGTGGCATGCGGATCCACATTATCGTTTAATAATTGGGTTATCTGCATCGGCCATGACTACTATTTTACGTGTCAGTGTGATTCCATGATGTAGGATTCTCAAGCAACCATGGTTAGCTAAATCTGTCATGTTGACATAACATTCAACAGTCTGACCCTGCATTTGGCAAACACACGCACCCTCCTATCTTTCGCGCTAAGTCTCTTGGCGAGGCCGCCGGTCACATACGACCCCCCGACAGCAGAGAAGAGGTGATGAGTTGTTAAATCTGAGAGCAGCTGATCACTATGTATTTTTAGAAAGCGAGGAGTTCGCGAACATGTCCGTAATCTATAAATAGATTGTGTTTGCTGCGGCAAAAATACTCTAGAAGAGTTTGAGGCTATTCTGGGACGCGAAGTCTACATCGCCCCACTCAAGGTGCCTCATTTGTCCTATGCAATTATATTACTAGACTGCTATGTCTATTTACCAAACATGTAACTATTCATCCACCAGACATGAAGTGGTGGTCTTGTCTCCTGAGGTTTTATCCACTAAATTGTCTACTCTGTTCTCAGGCCAGGTAGTCAGATTAAAGAAATTTCATCTGGTGGTTtggaaatatatgtatatatggcCACGGCTCCCATACATATTGCACTATTAAGAATTTCAGCTTACCATTGGTGATGGTTTTTGCTTCTGGTGCGGCTGAATGAAATTTTGGTACAGTTGCATCCCAAactgaaagacagacaaaggttgtgatttaaaattttattccaaatatatatacgtatattaTCTTGTTACCGTTATGATCAAAAGGGCCAGATACAAATAAACCTGTTGCGctgtactgtatattatttatgGACTGGCAGGAGTGACTAATGCTCTACAATATTCTTACAATGAACACATGCTGCTTCCATCAAGTGTGGGAGTGCTAATCTAGCATCACTCAATAGTTTCCCTTGACCTCCTCCCAAAGCTAAATCTGATTCTAGCGCTGACTCAGCATTCCTCCTCTTAGATATCACCCAGCGTTATTCATCAGCAAGCCAACCTTTAACAAGCGCATGGCTGTGATCCAGCAGGTCCTGGTCTGTTCATCATCCGCACAAAGCAGCTTCAAGTCCCGGGCCGAGCTGCACTTTGTGGACTGAGGCGAGGAGTTTTAGGAAGACAAAAGAGTTCAATATGATGAGAATTGACACGCCACATCTGCTCCCTTTGTACAGTTTTGGCATTTCCCTGCTGTATGGAAAGACTCCCTGTTAACAGCATTTTCAAAGAAAGAGGTGGTACCTTGACACAAAATCCAAACTCTGTAGGTGCTCCATGTAGCTTTTTGGCTGACAACACAGTGTAGATATCGTTGTCACTGAAGTCGGCAAAGAACTGGAGATGCCTGGGTTCCTGTGCAACAAAGAGGggttataataaaaacaaaagcactgtGAGCTACAATATCTAAACTTTAGCTGCGAGGCATTGAAACAACAATTGAAATCATCTGAAGTCTTGatttctataaataaaatatggatgTAGCCAACCACAGAAATTACAGTTATGTGTCACAAACAGTTTTGCTGTTTATGAGCGTGTCATTGTGTTGGGCGTCTGGAGGATTAAGGCTAGGGAGTTAGTTCTGGAAGTCACTAAGATCCTACTCCTGAAGTTAATGTTTGATGGTGGAAATTACACATTATATAAGATATGCTACAAATATATTCAAAGTGATAAGGGCAGATTAAGAAATACTGATAGGGGTTGTATTTAGATGGTATTCCAAAAAAGCTCAAAGGCTCCCATTGTTCTGCTTTCATGTGACAGTCTGCTTCCACTTCCTCATTTAAAAGTCGCAGCTATTGCAGCAACTGACTAGCAATATCTCTGACCACATACGCAAATGAATGGTAAACATGCTAGACTTAAAGTGGGCGTCATACTAAAGCCTACCTGCACTTGAAAACAAAAGGTCTACTGTTGTAGCAAATGAAAGCAGTTGGAAAGTAGTTGGCATGGCCAATGCTTCACTCGTCAGCAGCACTGAGAGTACAGTTTCTGCCTGGCTGCTATGCCAGCTGACCTAAGGAAAATCAAGCTCAACCTGTTCCACAGCTCTCTCACAATATGAGTGACATGTATGCACAGGGTGAACTGGTGACCACACAGTGCACAAAGTGAAGGCTAAAAGAATATTTATAGTCTGGGGCAAGTGTTTCAAAGAGTTCGTAATATGctttttatggttttaattttctgaaaCACATAGAACACAAGATGAGCGagtcttattttgcactaaccTTGGAAGTCCCCTTATTGGAGAAATAAATCCCAGACCTCCgcaagacaaaataaaacttcttcCAAGACTTTCTGCTTTGCTCTTTGGCATGGAGGTATCCATGGATCTCTGGACAAGTGCTGGATTTGAGAAAGGTCTGCGTTGGGTAGAGAAATATTAGTCTGTAGGTGGGGGAGTGCAGTGAATTATCATGATAAGAGAACAGAGTAAACAGAAAGAACTTGATACCTGTATGAGCTCAGAGTGATCAACCATGCCATTGGTTTCACTGGATATGGAGACCATGTGGTCGGGGAAAAAGTCCTACGGATATGAAAGCAAGACACTTTAACCTCTTCAACCCACATACTGTTGGGAATATAGCAGGGTTAGTTCAAAGAACGGATATACCATTGATGTGAACAAATCCATAACCACATAAACAGTACAGTGGAACTGCATCAAACACTCACCAGAGGTTTCCTGAAGAATTCGTATTTTGCGTAATTCTTCCTAAAATACAGCCGGCTATCTGTGTCCATTCCCCAGCCGGACAGCACCTCCATAACAGACTCATGGTCTTCAATAATTCTCTCTAGTGaaagcagaagagaagaaaagaatgtCAGGTTAACCTGATTTCTATAAAATAGACTGAATACAATTATTTATAATGCCAAACCTGAGTCAAAGACATAAGTATGCCATGTCCTGCCACAATGCAATGATCTCCACAAAAGATTTCCTGGCAAGAGTTACAATGCTCAACCGCAAGGCAAAGCGTTTGATTATTAACCTTGTATTAATGCATAACCTCTAGATGACAGCATGGCTCCCCAGTCAAGaagtataaaataaacacaaatcatttCCTAGAAGTTAAAGTGATTGTtgaataaatggaaaatgtcttttgttCAGACGGTCATGTGAGCCTGTGTTGAATAAAACTCACCAGACAACAACCCGTACAAGACAAAATTCTGAGAAATAACATACAGGTAAGCCTTGCTTTGTAAATAATTTACCTTAAGTAAGTATTTTTAGATATGCCTTTGACATTTGATCTGAGGATTGAGCAAGAAGCAATTATGTAGTCCACAGCCTAGATGTGGTTGAAAACATGCATATAcatgcttttcttcttcttttttttaaggaaactgATATCGCTTTTAAGTGGCTTATAAGTTAATTTTGATGAAATACAGTAGTATttgaagaaataatgaaacactttCTCCACCTGTATTCTTTatagagagatggaggaaaagaTTAATACAACAGTTTGTATGATAGCCAGCAGCTAATTTGCCTAGCTAGGCAGAAAACCACAAATGTCAATAACTGCCTAACCTTGCTTTGTCCATTAATAACAAAACCGGTCAACCAGCTCTTTGCACTCTCACTTATTAACACATTGTCCATATCTTGTGTGTAGCAGCAGCGGGAACTGCTGTCCCTAACTGTAGTCAGTggttgtgctaagctaagctaactggctgctgGCTGTAGCTACATATTGACTGCACAGACATTAATGAGATATTAACCTTTCATCAAACCTGGGGCAAAAAAAGGCTGGTGtgattaaacatttacattgaCCCAcaaaatagcatttaatagtttAACTCAgagcattttttaattaatagttATTTGTGCCAGGTAATGCTGATTAAAATTGTAGACTTCCCAGTATTTAAAACAGCCATACAGAAAATAGCAAAAGGGCTGAATATGTAAATGGTATAGAGCAGTTATACTTTATGACCATCTGGCCTTGAGACAGGGCTGATATTTGTGTTGCATAGACATGAAGTGAAGGGACacaaaaatgctgtaaactgaTATGTAAACAGAATTTGAATGACATTTTGCAAAACAAGCATGGCACAAATTATGTTCATCAAAAGGTGCAGCTTTGCACCTTTGATACACTGCACTCCTGCCGGATCTACTGATAAGAACTATGCCAGTGAGGtgagcattttgcattcattcattttgtagTCATCTCACTGGCTACAGTGTGCACAAGCTACactcacagaaaataaaatcttacCTATTCCCAGGAGCGAGAGGTGTTCGAAAAGAGTCCAGCTGTGGTCATCAATGCAGTGATTCTTCAAGACGAACAGCTGGCATATGTCCCGGGCGGTGACATCAGTGGGAACCTCTACAGCTTTGCTGGTATTATCTTCACTAAACACTTTAATTACCTGAAAGAAAAGCATTAACTTTACAATCATTTCAACCATGTTTGAAAAGTGCAGATTGGGACACTGTCTTTTACTGAACTGGTAATGTTTTTGACTCGAAGGAATCAGTTTGACAGCAACAAACAGTAAACAGCTTGCGTTCTCACAGCAGCGATATCgtatttatcttttcttttttttttgtcactgtgtgtCCTATAAAGTACACAACAATTTGCAAAGCATGCGCTA
This window harbors:
- the grb14 gene encoding growth factor receptor-bound protein 14 isoform X3, which translates into the protein MNFHARRVTLPAITPLCLQKRVIKVFSEDNTSKAVEVPTDVTARDICQLFVLKNHCIDDHSWTLFEHLSLLGIERIIEDHESVMEVLSGWGMDTDSRLYFRKNYAKYEFFRKPLDFFPDHMVSISSETNGMVDHSELIQTFLKSSTCPEIHGYLHAKEQSRKSWKKFYFVLRRSGIYFSNKGTSKEPRHLQFFADFSDNDIYTVLSAKKLHGAPTEFGFCVKSTKCSSARDLKLLCADDEQTRTCWITAMRLLKFGMQLYQNFIQPHQKQKPSPMRSISENSLVAMDFSGQKSRVIENPSEALSVAVEEGLSWRRKSCHRLSGHGSPSTAQSSVSNIAIHMAQPWFHGKLSREDAQRLITQQGLIDGVFLLRDSQSNPKTFVLSLCHMQKVKHFQILPVDDEGELTYSLDDGHTRFTDLIQLVEFYQLNRGVLPCKLKHHCARITL
- the grb14 gene encoding growth factor receptor-bound protein 14 isoform X2 gives rise to the protein MLCAQPCFAYRACPNSVLCLAPNRQVIKVFSEDNTSKAVEVPTDVTARDICQLFVLKNHCIDDHSWTLFEHLSLLGIERIIEDHESVMEVLSGWGMDTDSRLYFRKNYAKYEFFRKPLDFFPDHMVSISSETNGMVDHSELIQTFLKSSTCPEIHGYLHAKEQSRKSWKKFYFVLRRSGIYFSNKGTSKEPRHLQFFADFSDNDIYTVLSAKKLHGAPTEFGFCVKSTKCSSARDLKLLCADDEQTRTCWITAMRLLKFGMQLYQNFIQPHQKQKPSPMRSISENSLVAMDFSGQKSRVIENPSEALSVAVEEGLSWRRKSCHRLSGHGSPSTAQSSVSNIAIHMAQPWFHGKLSREDAQRLITQQGLIDGVFLLRDSQSNPKTFVLSLCHMQKVKHFQILPVDDEGELTYSLDDGHTRFTDLIQLVEFYQLNRGVLPCKLKHHCARITL